Proteins co-encoded in one Meiothermus sp. genomic window:
- a CDS encoding ABC transporter permease — MNEVFIIARKELLSVVRERRVLFTTLVLPIFVMPLLMFGPILLLGNAARQTQESVQKVGVVGVPAEVLAQLKKAKVEPIEIANPQEAVQNREVQAALVYENGNYILYGRLSGGATQSALVVEKVQSALRAYKDQVVAERLRARGIGPEVLEPFRLETKDASREQERAAGLFAFLIPYFLVLFIQMGGMSVAVDATAGEKEKGTLEALLAAPVPLIQILLGKGLAVFVMSLLSTLAAMTGLLLSGGVLRNFFAAQFRAAQRGENAPQLGGALALEPLGYLSILVTAVLFALLIIALMISLGLYARSYKEAQSYMSPLMLVMLVPILFLQFSDFLKLQDWFFALPFVNVVLALDAIVKGSATATQLGLSWLTTVVFAGLALYLAYRNFQREDVVFRN, encoded by the coding sequence GTGAACGAGGTTTTCATCATCGCCCGAAAGGAGCTTCTGAGCGTGGTGCGCGAGCGCCGGGTGCTCTTCACCACCCTGGTTCTGCCCATTTTCGTCATGCCGTTGCTGATGTTTGGCCCCATCCTGCTCTTGGGCAATGCCGCACGACAAACCCAGGAGAGCGTACAGAAAGTGGGGGTGGTGGGGGTGCCGGCGGAGGTGCTGGCGCAACTCAAGAAGGCCAAAGTAGAGCCTATCGAAATAGCCAACCCTCAGGAAGCCGTACAGAACCGCGAGGTTCAAGCGGCCCTGGTTTACGAAAATGGCAACTACATCCTCTATGGCCGGCTTTCTGGGGGGGCCACCCAGAGTGCTCTGGTGGTGGAGAAAGTCCAGAGTGCGCTCAGGGCGTACAAAGATCAAGTTGTCGCCGAGCGCCTGCGGGCTAGGGGCATCGGGCCGGAGGTGCTCGAGCCCTTCCGGCTCGAGACCAAAGACGCCTCCCGCGAGCAGGAGCGGGCCGCTGGGTTGTTCGCGTTCCTCATTCCCTATTTCTTGGTCTTGTTCATCCAGATGGGGGGGATGTCGGTGGCGGTGGACGCCACGGCAGGGGAGAAGGAAAAGGGCACCCTCGAGGCCCTCCTGGCGGCCCCCGTGCCGCTCATCCAAATCCTCTTGGGCAAGGGACTGGCGGTATTTGTGATGTCGCTGCTCTCAACCCTGGCTGCCATGACCGGGCTTTTGCTGAGTGGCGGGGTGCTACGTAATTTTTTTGCTGCCCAGTTTCGGGCCGCTCAGCGAGGAGAAAACGCACCCCAGTTGGGGGGCGCTTTGGCCCTGGAGCCGCTGGGCTACCTTTCCATCCTGGTCACCGCGGTGCTGTTCGCCCTGCTTATCATCGCCCTCATGATCTCGCTGGGCCTGTACGCCCGCAGCTACAAGGAAGCCCAGAGCTACATGAGCCCCCTGATGCTGGTGATGCTGGTGCCCATCCTGTTCCTTCAGTTTTCCGATTTTCTGAAGCTGCAAGACTGGTTCTTCGCCCTGCCCTTCGTGAACGTGGTGTTGGCCCTGGACGCAATTGTCAAGGGCTCGGCTACCG
- a CDS encoding ABC transporter ATP-binding protein: MIEASNLQKTYRRFQAVRGVSFEVRPGEVYGLLGPNGAGKTTTLRMLATLLRPTAGSARVAGFDVVRQSLEVRRNLGIVNGGMKVYDKLTGYEVLDFFGSFYDLWGAKLKERIAWAAELLHIEQAVLNKQVKDMSSGMQQKIVIARAILHQPQVLLLDEATAGLDVFARRALLDFVKQYASLGKTLVYSTHVMSEAEEVCDRVGFIDKGLLVYEGSLQEALALGSGNLERAFIRRLEEVAA, encoded by the coding sequence ATGATCGAAGCCTCAAACCTACAGAAAACCTACCGCAGGTTTCAGGCGGTTCGGGGGGTTTCCTTCGAGGTGCGACCCGGAGAGGTCTACGGCCTGTTGGGGCCCAACGGCGCCGGCAAAACCACCACCCTGCGAATGCTGGCCACCCTGCTCAGGCCCACAGCGGGAAGTGCCAGGGTTGCGGGTTTTGACGTGGTGCGGCAATCGCTGGAAGTACGCCGCAATCTGGGCATTGTGAATGGCGGCATGAAGGTCTACGACAAGCTAACCGGGTACGAGGTGCTCGATTTCTTCGGCAGTTTTTACGACCTGTGGGGGGCCAAGCTCAAGGAGCGCATCGCCTGGGCCGCCGAGTTGTTACACATAGAACAGGCCGTGCTGAACAAGCAGGTGAAGGACATGTCCAGCGGCATGCAGCAGAAGATCGTGATTGCCAGGGCCATCCTGCACCAGCCGCAGGTGCTTTTACTGGATGAAGCAACGGCAGGGCTGGACGTGTTTGCCCGCCGGGCCTTGCTGGATTTTGTCAAACAGTACGCCAGCCTGGGCAAAACCCTGGTCTACTCCACCCACGTGATGAGCGAGGCCGAGGAGGTCTGCGACCGGGTGGGGTTCATTGACAAGGGTTTGCTGGTCTATGAGGGCAGCCTCCAAGAAGCGCTGGCGCTGGGGTCGGGGAACCTCGAGCGGGCCTTTATCCGCAGGCTGGAAGAGGTGGCGGCGTGA
- a CDS encoding ABC transporter permease has protein sequence MLERYLRPMWAFVFRDWHLTRRYMSWVAVFVFYAIVNSATIALIGKAQDDFRLTLTLLLGVLLWSFLSAMYNEIANSISYERWEGTLEYTFMAPVSRLVHLSGVSLFAIIFSVFRTIVILVGLVLFIQVSVTGANLLGVLVVLLVASLAFMGLGLMAAILPVMSPENGAQATNIFQGILLLVSGIYYPVTVLPTWVQPLAYLSPATYALEACRKLMGINHPDSTPDKLVGAPLSSVLPELGILLLMGVVLIPLGLLVFHTAEQWAKRTGKLKRTG, from the coding sequence ATGCTTGAACGATACCTTCGCCCCATGTGGGCCTTTGTCTTCCGCGACTGGCACCTGACCCGGCGCTACATGAGCTGGGTGGCGGTGTTCGTGTTTTATGCCATCGTCAACTCGGCCACCATCGCCCTCATCGGTAAGGCCCAGGACGACTTCCGCCTGACCCTCACGCTCCTGCTGGGGGTGCTCTTGTGGTCGTTTTTGTCGGCCATGTACAACGAGATTGCCAACTCCATCAGCTACGAGCGCTGGGAGGGGACGCTCGAGTACACCTTTATGGCCCCGGTCTCGAGGCTTGTCCACCTCTCGGGGGTTTCGCTGTTTGCCATTATCTTTAGCGTGTTTCGCACCATCGTGATCCTGGTGGGGCTGGTGCTCTTTATTCAGGTTTCGGTGACCGGAGCCAACCTGCTGGGGGTGCTGGTGGTTCTGCTGGTGGCCAGCCTGGCCTTTATGGGCCTGGGCCTGATGGCCGCCATCTTGCCGGTGATGTCGCCGGAAAACGGGGCCCAGGCCACCAACATCTTCCAGGGTATCTTGCTCTTGGTCTCGGGCATCTACTACCCGGTGACCGTGCTGCCCACCTGGGTGCAGCCTCTGGCCTACCTGAGCCCGGCCACCTACGCCCTCGAGGCCTGCCGCAAGCTGATGGGCATCAACCACCCCGACTCCACCCCGGACAAGTTGGTGGGGGCCCCGCTCTCCTCGGTGCTGCCCGAGCTGGGCATTCTCCTCTTGATGGGCGTGGTGCTCATCCCTCTGGGCCTTCTGGTATTTCACACGGCGGAACAATGGGCCAAGCGCACCGGCAAGCTCAAGCGGACGGGGTAA
- a CDS encoding ABC transporter ATP-binding protein, whose translation MLTLKPSQTQLAIEVSDLKKVFRKRDGLRAPLKEEWALKGVSFHVREGETYGLLGPNGSGKSTLIRILSTLLTPDGGTVRMLGYRLPEDEAKLRRKMGRVSVDAAFYKKLSPRENLLYAAQLYGLEPRQAEKRAMQILEQLGLESRRFGDPIEEMSRGMQQKISIARALLINPPLLLLDEPTTGLDPKSRRDVQAFLEDLRAREGTTILLTTHDMAEAERLAHRIGFLAHGRLVAEGTAEELKRRAGTADLEEAFIALTGEDLDEEADSL comes from the coding sequence ATGCTGACCCTAAAACCCAGCCAGACCCAACTCGCCATCGAGGTCTCCGATCTCAAAAAGGTCTTTCGTAAACGAGACGGACTGCGCGCACCCCTCAAAGAAGAATGGGCCCTCAAGGGGGTTTCTTTTCATGTTCGAGAAGGCGAGACCTATGGCCTCCTGGGGCCCAATGGCTCGGGTAAATCCACCCTGATTCGCATCCTGTCCACCCTACTGACCCCTGATGGCGGCACGGTGCGGATGCTGGGCTACCGCCTGCCGGAAGATGAGGCCAAGCTGCGCCGCAAGATGGGCCGGGTGAGTGTGGATGCGGCTTTCTACAAGAAGCTCTCGCCCCGCGAGAACCTGCTCTATGCCGCGCAACTTTATGGCCTCGAGCCTCGCCAGGCCGAAAAAAGGGCCATGCAGATTCTGGAGCAACTAGGCTTGGAGTCCCGCCGCTTCGGCGACCCCATCGAAGAGATGAGCCGGGGCATGCAACAAAAGATTTCCATCGCCCGAGCCCTCCTGATCAACCCCCCGCTTTTGCTCCTGGATGAGCCCACCACCGGCCTCGACCCCAAGAGCCGCCGCGACGTGCAGGCTTTTCTGGAAGACCTGCGCGCCCGCGAGGGCACCACCATTCTCCTTACCACCCACGACATGGCCGAGGCCGAGCGGCTGGCCCACCGCATTGGCTTCCTGGCCCACGGGCGGCTGGTAGCCGAGGGCACCGCAGAAGAACTCAAGCGCCGGGCGGGTACCGCCGACCTGGAGGAGGCCTTCATTGCCCTCACCGGCGAAGACCTGGACGAAGAGGCCGATAGTCTATAG
- a CDS encoding FAD-binding oxidoreductase — protein sequence MIRYDVLVVGAGIIGAACAYRLAERGLRVGVLEQAPAPAMGSTGKSAAGVRVQFTEATNILLSWHSILEYRAMPEAAYRPIGYLFLVPDSQWDSHLKGVELQQSLGVPVEVRDLEAAQEWFDFLPTAESLEPIGGATFGPADGIVDPHGICLEYLRRARKLGAEVHTETEFRAAEQVGSGWRVKTSRGLFQTRFVLNAAGAWAGEVGRRVGLSIPVEPARRMVFCTAPIPYPSWHPLTIDLSSGFWFRPEHDRLIFGRSNPADLGFQEGMDWSWLEPTLEVGLARFPWLERFQLDQKASWWGYYEVTPDHNPILGRMPGVGGWFNACGFSGHGVQQAAMVGRLIAEEIADGEAHSLDINPLRYERFAQTRKLAEKNIV from the coding sequence ATGATTCGCTACGACGTGTTGGTGGTGGGGGCGGGCATTATCGGGGCGGCCTGCGCCTACCGCCTGGCCGAGCGGGGCCTGAGGGTGGGGGTGCTCGAGCAGGCGCCCGCACCGGCGATGGGCTCCACCGGCAAGAGTGCGGCGGGAGTACGGGTGCAGTTTACCGAGGCCACCAACATCCTGCTCTCCTGGCACTCCATCCTGGAGTACCGGGCTATGCCCGAGGCTGCCTACCGGCCCATCGGCTATTTGTTTTTGGTGCCGGATAGCCAGTGGGATTCGCATCTGAAGGGCGTGGAGCTTCAACAAAGCCTGGGCGTGCCGGTGGAAGTGCGCGACCTGGAAGCCGCCCAGGAGTGGTTCGACTTTCTGCCCACCGCAGAGAGCCTGGAGCCCATTGGGGGAGCCACCTTTGGCCCTGCCGACGGCATCGTTGACCCGCACGGAATCTGCCTGGAGTACCTGCGCCGCGCCCGCAAGCTGGGTGCTGAGGTACATACCGAAACCGAGTTCCGGGCGGCCGAGCAGGTGGGGAGTGGGTGGAGGGTCAAGACCTCTAGGGGGTTGTTCCAGACCCGGTTTGTGCTCAATGCGGCGGGGGCCTGGGCGGGTGAGGTGGGGCGCCGGGTGGGGTTATCTATTCCCGTGGAACCGGCGCGCCGTATGGTTTTCTGTACAGCTCCCATTCCATACCCCTCCTGGCATCCCTTGACCATCGACCTCTCGAGCGGCTTCTGGTTCCGCCCCGAGCACGACCGTCTCATTTTTGGCCGTAGCAATCCGGCGGATCTGGGTTTCCAGGAAGGCATGGACTGGAGCTGGCTCGAGCCGACCCTGGAGGTGGGCCTGGCCCGCTTCCCCTGGCTCGAGCGGTTTCAGCTTGACCAGAAGGCCAGTTGGTGGGGCTACTACGAGGTCACCCCCGACCACAACCCCATTTTAGGCCGGATGCCGGGGGTGGGGGGCTGGTTCAATGCCTGCGGCTTCTCCGGCCACGGCGTGCAGCAGGCCGCCATGGTAGGCCGACTGATAGCCGAAGAAATTGCCGATGGAGAGGCGCATAGCCTGGACATAAATCCACTCCGCTACGAGCGTTTTGCCCAGACCCGAAAGTTGGCGGAGAAAAACATCGTCTGA
- a CDS encoding Na/Pi cotransporter family protein, with the protein MLEALGGLALLVKGLSFLSHALAVVVGGPARRVLTWATARSRRAWLAGTLVGALTLNSSALGLTAIGLAESGIASFGSALVLGLAAKGGATVALLLAATPISAMALPIMGVGFLVALYKRTQVWGEAVLGLGMLLLGIALMVQGLLPLTDSELFALIRENLESSPLGLWLLGFALASLLGSANAVAALALALAASSALSLPAALLLTLGGGAGSGMILLLTTWNSTPTARRIAAAHLGWKILLSLPFVLFLPAFARFSSELAQQVGLGPSAAVAQGHLLYHVLASLLVLPLVRPLERLMRRLMPDSEHRISPKYLSEDALQSRELASSLALREVGRIGDQLAEMLTETVKILARGNGDAADVARREEKVDQLARAIVLYLSDLSARHPGDSPLMLMMAASEIEHMGDQVRRMLRKQDKLYAQNLEFSEEGRTELADAAAKVLERLRLSLAALATRNEALAEQVLAERTHLESHLLELRRSHLRRLEKGRIESRATTLAHLDLLIVLDELDQSITRLASLSLDLYRPLASA; encoded by the coding sequence GTGTTAGAAGCCCTGGGTGGTCTGGCGTTGTTGGTGAAGGGCCTGTCGTTCCTTTCCCATGCCCTGGCAGTGGTGGTGGGGGGGCCGGCCCGGCGGGTCTTGACCTGGGCTACGGCACGCTCGAGGCGGGCCTGGCTGGCCGGAACCCTGGTGGGCGCCCTTACCCTGAACAGTTCAGCCCTGGGTCTCACCGCCATCGGCTTAGCGGAGTCGGGCATCGCCAGCTTTGGCTCGGCGTTGGTGCTGGGACTTGCGGCCAAAGGAGGGGCTACGGTGGCCCTGCTTTTGGCCGCGACCCCCATCAGTGCGATGGCCCTGCCCATTATGGGGGTAGGCTTTCTGGTCGCGTTGTACAAGCGAACCCAGGTCTGGGGCGAAGCGGTTTTAGGGCTCGGGATGTTGCTACTGGGCATTGCCCTGATGGTGCAGGGGCTTTTGCCCCTCACCGATTCTGAACTGTTCGCTCTGATTCGTGAAAATCTGGAATCTTCACCACTAGGCTTGTGGTTGCTGGGTTTTGCCCTAGCCTCGCTGCTGGGTTCGGCCAATGCGGTGGCAGCCCTGGCCCTGGCTTTGGCAGCCTCGAGCGCCCTGAGCCTTCCGGCAGCCCTGTTGCTGACCCTGGGGGGCGGCGCCGGGTCGGGGATGATTCTGCTCCTAACAACCTGGAATAGCACGCCCACTGCCCGCCGGATAGCCGCGGCCCACCTGGGCTGGAAAATCCTGCTCTCCCTTCCGTTTGTGCTGTTTCTGCCGGCCTTTGCCCGCTTCAGTAGCGAGCTGGCCCAGCAGGTGGGGCTTGGCCCTTCGGCGGCAGTGGCTCAGGGGCACCTGTTGTATCACGTGCTGGCCTCGCTCCTGGTCTTGCCGTTGGTGCGCCCCCTCGAGCGTCTCATGCGCCGGCTGATGCCCGATTCCGAGCACCGCATCAGCCCCAAATACCTCTCCGAAGACGCCCTGCAGTCGCGCGAGCTGGCCTCCAGCCTGGCCCTGCGCGAGGTAGGTCGCATCGGCGACCAGCTCGCAGAAATGCTCACTGAGACGGTGAAAATCCTGGCCCGTGGCAACGGCGACGCCGCCGACGTGGCCCGGCGCGAGGAGAAGGTAGACCAGTTGGCCCGGGCGATTGTGCTCTACCTGAGCGATCTTTCGGCCCGCCATCCCGGCGATTCCCCCCTGATGCTCATGATGGCGGCCAGCGAGATCGAGCACATGGGCGATCAGGTGCGGCGGATGTTGCGCAAGCAAGACAAGCTCTACGCCCAGAACCTCGAGTTCTCCGAGGAGGGCCGCACCGAGCTGGCCGATGCCGCTGCAAAAGTACTGGAGCGGCTGCGCCTCTCCCTGGCGGCCCTGGCCACCCGCAACGAGGCCCTGGCCGAGCAGGTGTTAGCCGAACGTACACATCTGGAAAGCCACCTGCTCGAGCTGCGCCGCTCTCATCTGCGCCGCCTGGAGAAAGGTCGCATCGAAAGCAGGGCTACCACCCTGGCCCACCTCGATCTGCTGATCGTGCTGGACGAGCTCGACCAGAGCATTACCCGGCTGGCCTCGCTTTCCCTAGACCTGTACCGACCCCTGGCCAGCGCTTAG
- a CDS encoding cation diffusion facilitator family transporter, with translation MTPTLALTMSLLVAGAVFGLKWWAYALTGSVALYSDALESIVNIVAAGAALIAVLVSRRPADANHPYGHTKAEYFSAVLEGVLIVLAALAIVREAWPKLIKPEPIAELGPGMLVSLGASGLNVLLGWFLIQSGRKARSPAVVADGKHILTDVLTSVGVLVGIGLAWLSGWWILDPLLAIAVAVNIVWVGWRLVRDSVGGLMDEAVPEHDLATIHHILNQALKGLASDGRVLEVHDLRTRRAGPRTFVEFHLVVPGNTSVEQAHQICDRLENALRASLDGVHTTIHVEPDHKAKHSTFRIG, from the coding sequence ATGACCCCTACCCTGGCCCTGACCATGAGCCTTCTGGTAGCGGGGGCCGTGTTTGGTTTGAAGTGGTGGGCCTATGCGCTGACCGGCTCGGTGGCGTTGTACTCCGATGCCCTGGAGTCCATTGTGAACATAGTGGCTGCGGGAGCCGCTCTAATTGCGGTGCTGGTTTCTCGCCGTCCCGCCGACGCCAACCATCCCTACGGGCACACCAAGGCCGAGTACTTCTCGGCGGTGCTGGAGGGGGTCTTGATCGTGCTGGCCGCCCTGGCCATTGTGCGTGAGGCCTGGCCCAAGCTAATAAAGCCCGAGCCCATCGCCGAGCTAGGCCCGGGGATGCTGGTTTCGCTGGGCGCTTCGGGACTCAATGTTCTTTTGGGCTGGTTCTTGATTCAAAGTGGGCGCAAGGCGCGTTCGCCGGCGGTGGTGGCCGATGGAAAACATATTTTGACCGATGTGTTGACTTCGGTAGGGGTCTTGGTGGGAATCGGGCTGGCCTGGCTAAGCGGTTGGTGGATCCTCGACCCGCTGCTGGCCATTGCCGTCGCCGTCAACATTGTGTGGGTGGGGTGGCGCTTGGTGCGCGACTCGGTGGGAGGCCTAATGGATGAAGCGGTTCCTGAGCACGATCTTGCAACCATCCACCACATCCTCAACCAGGCCCTAAAGGGTCTGGCTTCCGATGGAAGGGTGCTCGAGGTGCACGACCTGCGCACCCGCCGGGCCGGGCCACGCACTTTTGTGGAGTTCCATCTGGTGGTACCGGGAAACACCTCTGTGGAGCAGGCCCACCAAATCTGCGACCGCCTCGAGAATGCCCTAAGGGCCAGCCTGGACGGGGTTCATACCACCATTCATGTAGAACCCGACCACAAAGCCAAACACTCTACCTTCAGAATCGGCTAG
- a CDS encoding fatty acid desaturase has translation MTEEQHLREYTKALKARLPRHFFEPVPARLIYLPAFLALFGLCAWGIVATPYAWLKLLLSLGVGYSFIGLGFLAHEILHGAVTKNPVLRSVAGTIAFLPLMVGARLWRKWHNVEHHGHTQHPEDDPDAMGALESAIQKPFVKWMFRQVPALRSFFLFFSFTFWFTLHAHMMFRRFLPDFKPAERPIVMFQAVLPLLVWLLVLLWVGPFNFLFVFVMPWLLANFIAMSFIATNHLLNPITETNDPLLNSLTVRNPRWLEWLTLGFGYHIEHHVFPALSPKYAHLVAQKLKELWPERYNELPHWKALFYLWKTPRLYRDHRNLIEPTTGQVFGTLGFGLNDGKIKPAKASKRGLGKSGLEK, from the coding sequence ATGACGGAAGAACAGCATTTACGTGAGTACACCAAAGCCCTTAAAGCCCGACTGCCCCGCCACTTTTTTGAGCCGGTTCCGGCCCGGCTGATCTATCTGCCGGCATTTCTGGCCCTATTTGGCTTGTGTGCATGGGGTATTGTGGCAACCCCCTATGCCTGGCTCAAACTGTTGTTGTCGTTGGGCGTGGGGTACTCGTTTATCGGGTTGGGGTTTCTGGCCCACGAGATTTTGCATGGCGCCGTGACCAAGAACCCCGTTTTGCGCTCGGTGGCCGGAACCATCGCGTTTTTGCCGCTGATGGTGGGGGCTCGGCTATGGCGCAAGTGGCACAACGTCGAACACCACGGCCACACCCAACACCCCGAAGACGACCCCGACGCCATGGGGGCCTTGGAGTCGGCTATCCAGAAGCCTTTTGTAAAGTGGATGTTTCGCCAGGTGCCCGCACTGCGCAGCTTTTTCCTGTTTTTCTCCTTTACCTTCTGGTTTACCCTGCACGCCCACATGATGTTCCGGCGTTTTTTGCCCGACTTCAAGCCTGCCGAGCGCCCCATCGTGATGTTTCAGGCGGTTTTACCGCTTCTGGTCTGGCTTTTGGTGCTGCTGTGGGTGGGGCCCTTCAACTTCTTGTTTGTGTTTGTGATGCCCTGGCTCTTGGCCAACTTCATTGCCATGAGCTTTATCGCCACCAACCACCTCCTGAACCCCATCACCGAGACCAACGACCCTTTGCTCAACAGCCTGACCGTGCGCAACCCCCGGTGGCTCGAGTGGCTTACCCTGGGGTTTGGCTATCACATCGAGCACCATGTGTTTCCGGCCCTTTCGCCTAAATATGCCCATCTGGTGGCTCAAAAACTCAAGGAACTCTGGCCCGAGCGCTACAACGAGCTGCCCCACTGGAAAGCCCTGTTTTACCTTTGGAAAACCCCTCGCCTCTACCGCGATCACCGCAACCTGATCGAGCCGACCACCGGCCAGGTGTTTGGCACCCTGGGCTTTGGTTTGAACGACGGCAAGATAAAACCGGCCAAAGCCTCTAAGCGAGGTTTGGGCAAAAGCGGCCTCGAGAAGTAG
- the pheS gene encoding phenylalanine--tRNA ligase subunit alpha — MNIEAALEQIGQAPTLESLQSLKVQYLGKNGLVTQEMKTLGRLDPEERREKGRVLNEWKQALESALEAREAQLKEQALQAKLEQESIDVSLPGYAFPSGGLHITSLILQELVGIFRKLGFSVVEGPEVESEFFNFDALNMPEWHPARDMQDTFWVEFKKEPSFTLQGPFGEDITGLGGAVLRTHTSGMQIRYMIQHTPPFRIVVPGRVFRYEQTDASHEAMFHQLEGLVVGEGITMADLKGAIGELARGLFGKEGKARFQPTYFPFVEPGVQFAMWWPERQKWLELGGAGMVHPYLFKAVDDYREQQGLPRAYEGLTGWAFGMGVERLALLRYGIPDIRYFYQNRLSFLRQFRG; from the coding sequence ATGAACATTGAGGCAGCACTGGAGCAGATCGGCCAGGCCCCCACGCTGGAGAGCCTACAGAGCCTGAAGGTACAGTATCTGGGCAAAAACGGCCTGGTCACACAGGAAATGAAAACCCTGGGCCGGCTCGATCCCGAAGAGCGCAGGGAAAAAGGCCGGGTCTTGAACGAGTGGAAACAGGCCCTGGAGAGTGCCCTGGAAGCGCGCGAAGCCCAGCTCAAAGAACAGGCCCTTCAGGCCAAGCTCGAGCAGGAGTCCATCGACGTTTCGCTTCCCGGCTATGCCTTTCCCTCGGGCGGGCTGCACATCACCAGCCTGATTCTGCAAGAGCTGGTGGGCATCTTTCGCAAGCTGGGCTTTAGCGTGGTGGAGGGCCCGGAGGTCGAGAGCGAGTTTTTCAACTTCGACGCCCTCAACATGCCCGAGTGGCACCCCGCGCGGGACATGCAGGATACCTTCTGGGTAGAGTTCAAAAAGGAGCCCAGCTTCACCCTCCAGGGCCCCTTTGGCGAGGACATCACCGGCCTGGGGGGCGCGGTGCTGCGCACCCACACCTCGGGCATGCAGATTCGCTACATGATCCAGCACACCCCGCCCTTCCGGATTGTGGTACCGGGGCGGGTTTTCCGCTACGAGCAGACCGACGCCTCACACGAGGCCATGTTTCATCAGCTCGAGGGCCTGGTGGTGGGGGAAGGCATCACCATGGCCGACCTCAAGGGGGCCATTGGCGAGCTGGCCCGGGGGCTTTTTGGCAAGGAGGGCAAGGCCCGCTTCCAGCCGACCTACTTCCCCTTTGTGGAGCCGGGGGTGCAGTTTGCCATGTGGTGGCCCGAGCGGCAAAAGTGGCTCGAGCTTGGCGGGGCAGGCATGGTACACCCCTACTTGTTCAAGGCCGTGGACGACTATCGCGAGCAGCAGGGCCTACCCAGGGCCTACGAGGGCCTAACCGGCTGGGCTTTTGGAATGGGGGTTGAGCGGCTGGCCTTGTTGCGCTATGGCATCCCCGATATACGCTACTTCTACCAAAACCGCCTGAGCTTTTTGCGGCAGTTTAGAGGCTAG